Proteins encoded within one genomic window of Anopheles gambiae chromosome 3, idAnoGambNW_F1_1, whole genome shotgun sequence:
- the LOC1272643 gene encoding origin recognition complex subunit 3: MDATNSVSKGVFVFKNGATRVKGRKKTQRCNSLLDTSTTKQHWFRMYKTNWERLRQMILKMQTSSYGKIIDDLLKFIESCQQTDTYEGFLPTAALLTGINQTDHLSQFEKLAEDIRNNTLSIVVLLPSRDGSSLKQAVETIVAKCIHGQQTDTAEEKPLRKNQLNLDVLHAWYTETHINCRVKPKLTIIIPDFELFNPLVLQDLILILDSYATTLPFVLVFGVATAISTIHNVLPYHVTSKIKLSIFQSEPSATNLNKILDEVLLTPFCPFHLSGKVFKLLLDIFLFYDFSVNGFIQGFKFAFLDHYFQQPINALSAIIDDADDLQAIINELTSAELEQIRQLPSFRPYVESLQNPQEVIDILTNDDYFKRSLTPMIMKVHNYWFTFHCALQILHTLVSDLPKAPLGRQLRELYCQCVSCDVTEQPEFKECMQLLSFLSKEEMLLKIKQVLDVVLQWVDRNDQLNIEGCLVYEVAPLEAMANGLAILSEELAVASHEQIDVDTQQDKQTLLSSQMGRQELREKLLTAAKHAKSESAATRAVGKIMDYFLGNIFQRHLHPPTGKKVPLIELFLYNDSSFIRRHIIGAPRAAVHTALNNPQFYTQCECCTLDESSCIIPSLPDLSIAYKLHLECGRMINLFDWLQAFRTVIDDVNSDGAEQQIDPVIQARFTRAVAELQFLGFIKTSKTKTDHVTRLTW, translated from the exons ATGGATGCAACGAATTCAGTTTCGAAG GGGGTATTTGTGTTTAAAAATGGAGCAACGCGTGTCAAAGGACGTAAAAAGACCCAACGTTGTAACAGCCTCCTAGACACGAGCACAACAAAGCAGCATTGGTTTCGTATGTACAAAACGAACTGGGAACGTTTGCGACAAATGATACTGAAGATGCAAACAAGCAGCTATGGGAAAATTATCGATGACTTGTTGAAATTCATTGAAAGCTGCCAACAAACGGACACGTACGAGGGATTTCTTCCTACTGCGGCATTGCTTACTGGTATCAATCAAACCGACCATCTCTCCCAGTTCGAGAAGCTGGCCGAAGATATCCGCAACAACACACTCTCgattgttgtgctgctgccgtcCCGTGATGGATCCAGTCTTAAGCAGGCCGTGGAAACGATTGTTGCTAAATGCATACACGGCCAACAAACAGATACTGCAGAGGAGAAGCCGCTTCGTAAAAATCAGCTCAATCTGGACGTACTGCATGCATGGTACACTGAAACGCATATAAACTGTCGCGTTAAGCCAAAACTCACCATTATTATCCCAGACTTTGAACTGTTCAATCCGCTGGTTCTGCAAGATCTGATACTTATACTGGA TTCTTACGCAACAACGCTGCCGTTCGTGCTTGTATTTGGTGTGGCAACTGCTATTTCGACTATTCACAATGTACTGCCATATCATGTCACTAGCAAAATCAAGCTATCCATTTTTCAATCGGAACCATCGGCGACCAATCTCAACAAAATCCTGGACGAAGTTCTGCTAACACCTTTCTGCCCTTTTCATCTGTCCGGGAAAGTGTTTAAACTGCTTTTGGACATTTTCCTGTTTTACGATTTTTCCGTCAACGGTTTTATTCAGGGGTTCAAGTTCGCCTTCCTGGATCACTACTTTCAACAACCAATTAATGCGCTCAGTGCCATCATCGACGACGCAGACGATTTACAAGCAATCATCAACGAACTGACATCGGCCGAGCTGGAACAGATACGGCAGCTACCCTCATTCCGTCCTTATGTGGAATCTCTTCAAAATCCCCAGGAAGTCATCGACATCCTTACGAACGATGACTACTTCAAGCGATCTCTCACGCCAATGATAATGAAGGTGCATAACTATTGGTTTACTTTTCACTGCGCACTGCAAATACTGCATACACTTGTATCCGACCTTCCCAAGGCACCGTTGGGACGGCAACTCCGTGAGCTCTATTGTCAGTGTGTGTCTTGCGACGTTACTGAACAGCCCGAGTTCAAGGAATGCATGCAATTGCTATCGTTCCTGTCGAAGGAAGAAATGTTGTTGAAGATTAAACAGGTGCTGGATGTGGTGTTACAGTGGGTTGATCGGAACGATCAATTGAACATTGAAGGTTGCTTGGTGTACGAAGTAGCACCGTTGGAGGCAATGGCAAACGGTTTGGCGATACTATCCGAGGAGCTAGCAGTTGCTAGTCACGAACAAATCGACGTAGATACACAGCAGGACAAACAAACTCTACTGTCTAGCCAAATGGGACGCCAAGAGCTGCGGGAAAAGCTGCTGACGGCGGCGAAACATGCTAAAAGTGAATCTGCTGCCACCCGAGCTGTAGGCAAGATAATGGATTATTTTCTAGGCAATATCTTCCAACGACACCTTCACCCACCGACAGGCAAAAAAGTGCCATTAATTGAACTGTTTCTGTACAATGACAGTTCGTTCATTCGTCGGCACATCATTGGTGCTCCTAGGGCCGCAGTTCACACTGCTCTCAACAATCCCCAATTTTACACGCAATGTGAATGCTGCACTCTCGATGAATCCTCCTGCATTATCCCATCCTTGCCAGATCTTTCAATCGCATACAAACTCCACTTGGAGTGTGGTCGGATGATAAATCTGTTCGATTGGCTGCAAGCATTCCGTACCGTAATCGATGATGTCAACAGTGACGGTGCAGAACAACAGATCGATCCAGTAATTCA GGCTCGCTTCACTCGAGCAGTTGCGGAACTGCAGTTTCTAGGTTTTATAAAAAcatccaaaaccaaaaccgatCACGTCACAAGACTTACATGGTGA
- the LOC1272644 gene encoding transcription factor MafK isoform X2, with the protein MPQEIKRERKTAQAPLSPCPIPDISDDELVSITVRDLNRTLKMRGLTREEIVRMKQRRRTLKNRGYAASCRIKRIEQKDELETEKSQEWRDMELMHEETGRLQEENDSLRNKYEALRKFALSKKIPLPPELDVL; encoded by the exons ATGCCGCAGGAAATTAAACGGGAACGTAAAACTGCTCAG GCACCACTATCCCCCTGTCCCATCCCCGATATTAGTGACGATGAGCTGGTGTCGATTACGGTACGCGATCTCAATCGTACGCTTAAAATGAGAGGTCTAACCCGCGAGGAAATTGTGCGCATGAAGCAGCGGCGTCGTACGCTGAAAAATCGAGGATATGCCGCCAGCTGCCGCATAAAGCGCATCGAGCAGAAGGATGAACTGGAGACGGAAAAATCACAAGAATGGCGGGATATGGAGCTGATGCACGAGGAAACCGGTCGATTGCAGGAAGAGAACGATTCGCTCCGTAACAAATACGAGGCGTTGCGAAAGTTTGCTCTTTCGAAAAAGATTCCACTACCGCCGGAGCTTGACGTGCTGTGA
- the LOC1272644 gene encoding transcription factor MafK isoform X1, with translation MPQEIKRERKTAQSMMRPKSIHWNEAPLSPCPIPDISDDELVSITVRDLNRTLKMRGLTREEIVRMKQRRRTLKNRGYAASCRIKRIEQKDELETEKSQEWRDMELMHEETGRLQEENDSLRNKYEALRKFALSKKIPLPPELDVL, from the exons ATGCCGCAGGAAATTAAACGGGAACGTAAAACTGCTCAG TCAATGATGCGCCCGAAATCTATTCACTGGAATGAA GCACCACTATCCCCCTGTCCCATCCCCGATATTAGTGACGATGAGCTGGTGTCGATTACGGTACGCGATCTCAATCGTACGCTTAAAATGAGAGGTCTAACCCGCGAGGAAATTGTGCGCATGAAGCAGCGGCGTCGTACGCTGAAAAATCGAGGATATGCCGCCAGCTGCCGCATAAAGCGCATCGAGCAGAAGGATGAACTGGAGACGGAAAAATCACAAGAATGGCGGGATATGGAGCTGATGCACGAGGAAACCGGTCGATTGCAGGAAGAGAACGATTCGCTCCGTAACAAATACGAGGCGTTGCGAAAGTTTGCTCTTTCGAAAAAGATTCCACTACCGCCGGAGCTTGACGTGCTGTGA
- the LOC1272642 gene encoding elongator complex protein 4, with product MSGFVKRKRALNINGTRLSVHTGQSIISLGNPSLDHVFGGGFPIGSIIGIGEDKHGNYARVLSKYFLAEGIVNKHPLVVATMDEDATQLINKLPTPLEESKTADNNSTMPEPETMRIAFRYNQLTPVDSEQKPATSLGHYFDLTKTMSPDMLLAHDVTCWNGGELETNAPEFGSFNNPHYASLLSCIRSKAGEQQFNAASDESSKNVLRICLNSMGSPLWYGKQFSEDFLRFMVLLKAIVRNTLSVCLITVPLHLFNHLDDVYLSKKVRNMFDFSFDLEAFAGQMEEQANPAFKEYHGLLNITKITPFNSLASYHPKTRDLAFKLKRSKFVIEKLHLPPDIADEDGASKSQVPTMSCASVGGKSKLDF from the exons atgTCTGGATTTGTGAAACGTAAACGCGCTTTAAATATTAATGGAACACGGCTTTCAGTGCATACGGGACAGTCTATAATTTCTTTGGGAAACCCTTCATTAGATCATGTTTTCGGTGGCGGATTTCCCATTGGTTCCATCATTGGAATAG GTGAAGATAAGCATGGAAATTATGCTAGAGTGTTGTCTAAATATTTTCTCGCCGAAggaattgtaaacaaacaccCACTTGTGGTGGCCACTATGGATGAAGATGCTACCCAATTG aTAAACAAATTACCAACACCGCTTgaggaaagcaaaacagcTGATAACAACTCCACCATGCCAGAGCCGGAAACTATGCGGATTGCCTTTCGGTACAATCAGCTAACTCCTGTAGATTCCGAACAGAAACCTGCAACTTCGCTTGGACACTACTTCGACCTTACCAAAACGATGAGTCCTGATATGTTATTAGCCCACGATGTAACCTGCTGGAACGGAGGCGAACTAGAAACAAATGCGCCAGAATTTGGTTCGTTTAACAACCCACATTACGCTTCCCTTTTATCCTGCATCCGTAGTAAAGCCGGCGAACAACAGTTTAATGCTGCTTCGGACGAAAGCTCCAAAAACGTGCTacgaatttgtttaaattctATGGGCTCACCATTGTGGTATGGCAAGCAGTTCTCGGAAGATTTTCTGCGGTTCATGGTGTTGTTAAAAGCTATCGTGCGCAACACGCTTTCAGTTTGCCTTATTACCGTACCACTACACCTATTCAACCATCTCGATGATGTATACCTATCCAAAAAGGTGAGAAatatgttcgatttttcgTTTGACTTGGAAGCATTTGCTGGTCAAATGGAAGAGCAGGCAAATCCCGCTTTCAAAGAGTACCATGGCTTGTTGAATATTACCAAAATTACACCGTTTAATAGTTTGGCATCGTATCACCCGAAGACGCGTGATTTAGCGTTTAAGCTGAAACGCAGCAAATTCGTTATCGAAAAGTTACATCTTCCACCGGACATAGCGGATGAGGACGGTGCAAGCAAAAGCCAAGTGCCTACAATGAGTTGTGCTAGCGTAGGAGGAAAAAGCAAGCTGGATTTTTAG
- the LOC1272641 gene encoding CD151 antigen, protein MKLSKVFNHKFVLASCNLIFMLCGITLLSTGFYLFTDSPRILLSRLLISASDQQKTPLSELEQPLFHYVAFALTTAGLVAIIASLIGCWATCMNTYCVLSMYFLIILSLLVAEFGVCLMITAWPQCLGLNLNETAMVKALQANYGVPGNEQFTAAMDLAQTIFECCAINTSINYDTSLWKLQSLGKKELTVPLTCCKLVNRFEFTAYLDPVPLNATLCQALQTQDYEKSRHLDGCLHKIELWYREQYFLFLCAGLIVAVVEFCVLLSIILSCTKLPRKNHAAQMLRTNPLPHIPIPALPANRRVRDNIYEHELPTPIPVPTIRETYIQPKEYAKQRSDAAFNNNSHYYQISKSYLV, encoded by the exons atgaaactaaGTAAAGTGTTTAATCACAAGTTTGTGCTGGCAAGCTGTAACCTAATATTCATG TTATGTGGCATCACGCTGCTTTCCACCGGGTTTTACCTTTTCACCGATTCACCGAGGATTCTGCTATCTCGCTTGCTAATATCAGCATCCGATCAGCAAAAGACGCCCTTATCCGAACTGGAGCAGCCGCTATTTCACTATGTGGCGTTTGCACTGACCACGGCAGGTCTCGTGGCCATTATTGCCTCCTTGATTGGTTGTTGGGCCACATGTATGAACACGTATTGTGTTTTAAGTATG TACTTTCTCATTATTCTCTCTTTACTGGTGGCTGAGTTTGGCGTATGTCTCATGATCACTGCGTGGCCTCAGTGCTTAGGATTAAACCTCAACGAAACCGCAATGGTTAAGGCACTCCAAGCCAACTATGGCGTGCCCGGTAATGAGCAATTTACAGCAGCAATGGACTTGGCGCAAACCATTTTCGAATGCTGTGCCATCAACACGAGTATCAACTACGATACATCACTGTGGAAGCTGCAAAGCTTGGGTAAAAAGGAACTAACGGTTCCGTTAACGTGCTGCAAGCTGGTGAATCGGTTCGAATTTACGGCGTACCTCGATCCGGTTCCACTCAATGCAACTCTTTGCCAGGCGCTACAAACTCAAGATTATGAAAAAAGTCGCCATTTGGAT GGCTGCCTGCATAAAATTGAGCTGTGGTATCGAGAGCAgtattttctgtttctttgcGCTGGACTAATTGTAGCGGTGGTcgagttttgcgttttgcttAGCATTATTTTAAGCTGTACCAAGCTGCCCCGGAAGAACCATGCGGCGCAAATGCTGCGAACAAATCCGTTGCCCCATATTCCAATACCGGCATTGCCGGCAAACCGTCGGGTCCGGGATAATATCTACGAGCATGAGCTGCCTACGCCCATTCCCGTACCAACCATCCGGGAAACGTACATACAACCAAAGGAATATGCCAAACAACGTTCCGATGCGGCTTTTAACAATAATTCTCACTATTATCAGATCTCAAAAAGCTACCTCGTGTAG